AATTCGGCGTGCGGGCGCTGACCATTCTGACGGTATCGGATCACCTGATTACCCATGAGGAAACTACCGCCGAAGAGCGCCAAGTGACGTTCAACGGGATGGTCGAAGTGGCGTTGGACGCGGCGCTGGAAACTGCTTAAGGCACGAATTTTGCTCGCCTGAGGCGGCAAAACCGCCGACGGTGCTTGGGGCGTCTGTCAAGGTCCGTGTGCGGTGAAGCAGCAGCGTGTTCACGACTCAAGATGGAGAAGCAGGCGGCCAAGTTACCTCAGCCGCCTGCTTTTTTAATTGAGCTGAGTGAGTTGCCAAGAGACTCAGCTCAGAACCGCTCAGTCACCGTCTTGAGCTGCATGAAGTTGCCCAAATACTCCGGCCCACCGGCTTTGCTGTCGGTGCCGGACATGTTGTAGCCGCCGAACGGCTGCACGCCCACGATGGCCCCGGTGATCTTGCGGTTGAAGTACAAGTTGCCCACTTCAAATTCGTTTCTAGCCTGCTCCAAGCGGGCGCGGTTGCGGCTGCACACGCCTCCGGTCAGGCCGTACTCGGTGGAGTTGGCGAGTTCGAGGGCGTGCTTGAAGTCGCGGGCGCGGAAGACTGCCACGACTGGCCCGAAGATCTCTTCTTGGGCGAGGCGGGCGTCACTCGGTACGTCACCGAAGATGGTGGGCTGCACGTAATGGCCTTTTTTACCGCCGCACTCGCCGGGGGCTTCTCCGCCGGTCAGCAGCTTGGCTTCACCCTTGCCGATTTCCTGATACTTGCCGACTTTGTCAAACGATTCCTGATTGACCACCGCTGTGACGTTGCAGTTGGCTTCACCCGTGCCGACGCTCAGCGCTTTGGTGCGCTCCACAAACTGGCCTACCACTTCTTCGTAGACCTCGTCCACCACGATCAAGCGGCTCATAGCGCTGCACTTCTGGCCGTTGAAGCCGAACGCGCCCTGCACCGCAGCGGTCACGGCGTTGGGCAGATCGGCGGTTTCGTCCACGATCAAGGCGTCCTTGCCGCCGAGTTCCAAGATGACCCGCTTGAGCCACTTCTGGCCTTTGGGCACTTTGGCCGCCACCTCGTTGATGTGCAGGCCCACGCTGCGCGAGCCGGTAAAAGTCACGAAGCGGGTCTGGGCGCTCTGAACGAGGTACTCGCCGACTTCCTCGCCCACGCCGGGCAAAAATTGCAGCACGCCAGCGGGCATTCCAGCTTCCAGCATAATGTCCACCACGAATCCGGCGATCATGCCCGAATCCTCGGCGGGCTTGGCAATCACGCAGTTGCCGGCGACAATCGGGGCGGCGAACATGCCCGCGAAAATGGCGTAAGGAAAGTTCCACGGCGAAATGCTGACGCCCACGCCCAGCGAGAGGTACATCAAGCCGTTTTCTTCACCGTCAAACCAGGTGGTTTCCGCCGCGCCGAAACCGGCATACTTCATGGCTTCGCGGGCGTAGTACTCCAGAAAGTCGATGCCCTCGGCCACTTCCACATCGGCCTCGGCGTAGTTTTTACCGACTTCCAGCGTCATCAGGGCGCAGGCTTCCAAACGCCTGCGCTTGAGGATCGCCGCCGCCTTGAGGAGGATGCGGGCGCGGGCGTCCATGCTCCAAGTCTTCCAATCGGCCCAGGCGGCCCACGCGCCGTCGAGGGCACGCTGAGCGTCTTCTATGGTGGCTTTGGCGGTGCTGCCGATCACTTCGGACGTGTCGCAGGGGTTGGTGCTGTAGAGCTTTTCAGCGGTGTCCACCCGTTCGCCGTTGATGATCAGCGGGTAATGTTTGCCCAGCAACTCGGCGCGAACTTTGGCCAGCGCAGCCTGATAAGCGTCCACGTTGGCGGGAACGGTGAAATCGATAAAAGCTTGTGGGCGGTAGGGTTCGACTTTAATCATGGTTGGGCACTCCTTAAGAAGGGGTTGTGGTGTCTAGAACGTGGGGAAAGCGGGTTTGCGCGGCGATTGCCCTTCCCACTCACACCAAATCAAACAAAGACTCGTTCTGCAGGTCTAGCCGCCGCATCTGGGCGTCCACTTGCGGGAGACCCTGCGGATAGAGCTGCGCGGCCACCTGCATCAGAAAGTCTCTGGGGTGTTCGGGCAAATTCGGCAGGCGGCCCAGCAAAAACCAGTTCAGATCGCGGTCGTCAAATTCGGAGAGGGCGTAGGCCCAGGTGCGGGCCAGCGCGGCGTCTTGGGCTTCGGTGAGGTTGTCTAGGCCCGGCAAAAGCAACTGGGCCACATAAGCCGCGTCTGCCGGGCGCTCCGGGTTAAAAGCCGCCAGCACGTGGTCGGCTTCACCGGA
The sequence above is drawn from the Deinococcus detaillensis genome and encodes:
- the pruA gene encoding L-glutamate gamma-semialdehyde dehydrogenase — its product is MIKVEPYRPQAFIDFTVPANVDAYQAALAKVRAELLGKHYPLIINGERVDTAEKLYSTNPCDTSEVIGSTAKATIEDAQRALDGAWAAWADWKTWSMDARARILLKAAAILKRRRLEACALMTLEVGKNYAEADVEVAEGIDFLEYYAREAMKYAGFGAAETTWFDGEENGLMYLSLGVGVSISPWNFPYAIFAGMFAAPIVAGNCVIAKPAEDSGMIAGFVVDIMLEAGMPAGVLQFLPGVGEEVGEYLVQSAQTRFVTFTGSRSVGLHINEVAAKVPKGQKWLKRVILELGGKDALIVDETADLPNAVTAAVQGAFGFNGQKCSAMSRLIVVDEVYEEVVGQFVERTKALSVGTGEANCNVTAVVNQESFDKVGKYQEIGKGEAKLLTGGEAPGECGGKKGHYVQPTIFGDVPSDARLAQEEIFGPVVAVFRARDFKHALELANSTEYGLTGGVCSRNRARLEQARNEFEVGNLYFNRKITGAIVGVQPFGGYNMSGTDSKAGGPEYLGNFMQLKTVTERF